The segment TATACAAGGTAACCGCTTTGCCATTATCGGAAGCGACGACTTGGACGAACCAGGTTACTTGGAGCACGCATACCAGTTATCGGAAGAGGATGCAGCCGAATTGCGTTCGTTTTTATATGAGGTAGTGTGAATTTTTTATGCCTTACTAAATAATCCCCTTTTGTATAGGAAAAACTAACGGTAATCTTAGACAGAGGGGATGTTTTTTATGCATGAACGAGAAAAAGATAAAGAAGCTGAACAATATACTGATTTTTCCAATGTGGAAATCCAACATAACTTTTTAATTCCTGAAACACTTCCAGAAGGGCCTTATGGCTCCCCACGTGGTAAAGATACGCCCGTTGAAAATAAAAGTACGCCATGGCGTGAAGGACAGCGTTACTATAGTGCCTTCAATTATGAAAATAAGAATTTACATCAGGATTTACCTAGGCAAGACCCTGGTGCACATCCGACTCATGACGATAAGAGTGAGAATGAAGAACCTCCATATGGTGGTAAGGAATCTGAATAAAATAACTGGGTAGTTTTCTCCATTAGCACAACTCCCCTACTGAATCATGAAAAAATCCCATGGACCTCCGCAAAACGGTCAATGGGATTTAAATTTATGGCTGTTAAAGTTGCCTGTTGATAATGAGCAAGTTTCCAGCTGTTGATTGGAGCAAGAGGCGTAGACTCCTGCGGGAGAGTAGCGACAATCTTGAGACCCCGCAGTGAAACGAGGAGGCTCAAGGTCGCCCCGCGGAAAGCGAAGCCTATTGCGGAAATCAACAGCGGCCTTTACCAGAGCGAAATTTATAGTGCCACTCACTTTGCCTCAGCAGCAGGCTTCTTCACTTTTTTCAAGACAAAATAAGCACAGCCAAAGTTGCAGTATTCTAAAATGTAATCAGGCAAGGTGCTGATTTTTGTGTCATGGGTGGACTTATGATTCTGATCTTCAAAAAATCCGCGCAGTCGCAGTTGATTATAGCCCCAGTCTCCAACTATGTAATCGTATTTGTTCAATACATCGATATATCTTGCTCGAAAGGTTTCTTCGTTAAAGCCATCTCGATTTTCTTCCAACAGTTCGTAGCAATGGTTTCCAATACAAATCATGAGTCGATCCTCCATTTCTGCTCTTATTTACATTATAGACCATTCTCCATCAATTTCTAAGTCAAATTTTTCACTATCGGGAAACCCTATTGATTAAGGGGGTGTTTCCATTGAGGAAAACAATGAAAGTGTTAGCAGTTTGCAGCTTAATCACAGCTTCTATGACAGCTTGTGCCTTTGACCCAACGCCAGAAGAGCGTCAAGCCAGAAGTGTGATTTATGGGCGCGATGGCAAGCCGAGGTTTACTAATACTGGTCACCGCTACGATATGTATGATGCCAGGGATGTCAACCATAATCAAAGTCGTTTCGGTTATGTTCGGGACCAAGCTGAGCCTGTGAGAAATTCACAGCGCTATAATGAAAATATCGCCGCAGTGGACTATGGTGAAATTGCGAATATCATTAATAAAATGGTGGTACAATTACCTGCTATCGAAGATTCTGCGACACTTGTTACCGATGAAGAGGTGCTGATCGCTTATGAAACAAATAGTGATGACCGCGAATTGACGGCAGATCAGGTAAGTAAGACAGGTCTTTCCATCGTTCCACGTTATTATCATGTTTACATTTCCGATAACCCGGAGATGATTCACGAAATCGAGCGTTTCCGTTCACTTGCTGTCACAAGCCCAAGGGTGGACGAGATTTTGGATACCACGATTAAGCAAATGCTCAAATCCCCTCAAGGTAAAAAGTTGAGTAACGGAGAAAATGCAAACGGGGAAGCGGAAGGCGAAATGAACGAAGAAACAGATAAAACTGAATTTGGAAAACAAATGAGAAACGAATAGCATCCACAAGAAAAAGGTACAAATCCCTGCATAATGGATCTGTACCTTTTCTTTTTATGCTTGGGCTTGTCTAGCTTTTGAAGCTTCGTTAACCTGCTCGTCTGCATGATAGGAAGAACGGACAAGCGGGCCAGCCTCACAATGGCTGAATCCTTTTGTCATCGCAATTTCCTTTAACTCCGCAAACTCATCTGGATGGTAATATTTTTGCACTTTGATGTGTTTCTTGGATGGTTGCAGGTATTGCCCGATCGCCATAATGTCTACATTATTTGCGCGAAGGTCATCCATTGTTTCAATGATTTCCTCTTTAGTTTCCCCAAGTCCGATCATGATGCTCGATTTTGTAGGGATATCGGGTTGCAATTCTTTTGCTCGACGTAAAAGTTCAAGTGAACGGTCATATGTTGCTCTCGCACGAACTCTTGGAGTCAAAGAACGGACCGTTTCAATATTGTGGTTAAGTATGTCAGGTCTTGCAGCCATCAACATTTCAATATTTTCAAATACTCCTCCCATATCGGATGGAAGAACTTCAATGGTTGTAAAAGGGTTTTCGCGGCGAACGGCTCTGATGGTCTCAGCAAAAATTGCGGCACCACCATCTTTCAAGTCATCGCGGGCCACTGCCGTAATGACAGCGTGCTTTAAATTCATCAATTTCACGGACTCTGCTACACGTTCCGGCTCTTGTGTATCAAGTTCGGTTGGAAGTCCCGTCTTGACAGCACAGAAACGACAGGCGCGGGTACAAACAGCTCCAAGGATCATGAATGTAGCTGTACGTCTCACAGCCCAACATTCATGGATATTGGGACATTTTGCTTCTTCACATACCGTATTTAAGTTATGCTCTCTCATCAATTTTTTAAGACCTGTATAGTTTTCGTTCGTATTCAGCTTGATTTTAAGCCAATCCGGTTTACGTATGTACTCTTCTTTTTTAGCCATATGCTCAACTCCAACTTGTCTTATTTTCAAAGAATAATTTATCTATATATTTTTACTATTCTCACTAATCTTATGGGGAAAATGACATGTTTCATCTGTCACTTTACCAAACATCCAAGGAAGAAACAAGTCCAAAAGCTTCCACAGAATCATGTCCGACAATCTTCCATGAATTAGTATAAATGAAATAGAAAAAACTCACCACACTAACAGTAGGAAATGAAAGTAAAGGAAGGAGTGGGATTTTGATAAGACTACTTTTATGCGTCATCATTCTATTTGCCTCTATACCTGCTGATGCCTCTGCTGCCGAAAAAAGTTTAACGGACGAGCAGATTTATGCCAAGAGGCAGGAGCTATATACTAGAATGCAGTCTGTTACACAAATTCCGTGGCAGTATTTTGCGGCAATCGATCAATATGAAAGAAATGTAAGAAGGGTTAGAAGAGATATACCAAAAGCTACCGGGGTCATTGGGATTTACTATAAACCAGAGATTTGGGCCGGTCCATTGAATCCTAATGCACTGGATACCAATCCTTCAAGCATTCAATTTTTTGGCGGTAGGGGATTGGATGGAAAC is part of the Sutcliffiella sp. FSL R7-0096 genome and harbors:
- a CDS encoding cytosolic protein — encoded protein: MHEREKDKEAEQYTDFSNVEIQHNFLIPETLPEGPYGSPRGKDTPVENKSTPWREGQRYYSAFNYENKNLHQDLPRQDPGAHPTHDDKSENEEPPYGGKESE
- a CDS encoding YutD family protein, which encodes MICIGNHCYELLEENRDGFNEETFRARYIDVLNKYDYIVGDWGYNQLRLRGFFEDQNHKSTHDTKISTLPDYILEYCNFGCAYFVLKKVKKPAAEAK
- a CDS encoding YhcN/YlaJ family sporulation lipoprotein, which codes for MRKTMKVLAVCSLITASMTACAFDPTPEERQARSVIYGRDGKPRFTNTGHRYDMYDARDVNHNQSRFGYVRDQAEPVRNSQRYNENIAAVDYGEIANIINKMVVQLPAIEDSATLVTDEEVLIAYETNSDDRELTADQVSKTGLSIVPRYYHVYISDNPEMIHEIERFRSLAVTSPRVDEILDTTIKQMLKSPQGKKLSNGENANGEAEGEMNEETDKTEFGKQMRNE
- the lipA gene encoding lipoyl synthase, translated to MAKKEEYIRKPDWLKIKLNTNENYTGLKKLMREHNLNTVCEEAKCPNIHECWAVRRTATFMILGAVCTRACRFCAVKTGLPTELDTQEPERVAESVKLMNLKHAVITAVARDDLKDGGAAIFAETIRAVRRENPFTTIEVLPSDMGGVFENIEMLMAARPDILNHNIETVRSLTPRVRARATYDRSLELLRRAKELQPDIPTKSSIMIGLGETKEEIIETMDDLRANNVDIMAIGQYLQPSKKHIKVQKYYHPDEFAELKEIAMTKGFSHCEAGPLVRSSYHADEQVNEASKARQAQA